A genomic stretch from Arachis stenosperma cultivar V10309 chromosome 3, arast.V10309.gnm1.PFL2, whole genome shotgun sequence includes:
- the LOC130969996 gene encoding protein TPX2 isoform X3 translates to MAAAASEKTGSSNIGGGSGSTMTMIDEIYEFSAPRFFDFINGETEEDERRAQLWFDTALSYAPSPFMPKIKTSENVDETFKETIKQPQSMTTEIKEDDAPCSEVKEENNTTTSHVVPADMERSEDVCKGESSCLGISSSGDGSAEVGKDACTPKPTLQKRLTTTTSKKQETAKMIGTSKKPQLQSSSMKTSTAGTPHLAQENQAIKRQKLEGGKSRQILNVKHQNLPHKSKLGLLTTSNANISSSTSKTNKEDRKVYVRETPKTAPVPFISTAEILKRFQSSTRDLSLPSALSNSGKCCFHDQTKPKLTLTRPKEPEFETTQRVRPTRVKSSAELEEELMAKMPKFKARPLNKKILQTSSLPPIPRSTPHPPEFKEFHLETMARAHQNVDSASVASTELSHKDNSWKPHHLTEPKTPVLQTSLRARPPKVKSSMELEQEELEKAPKFKARPLNKKIFESKGDIGIFCNAKKNVTEPQEFNFATNERIPPPAAVADLFDKLSLKSSESARSHNPLPRNTTPNPFHLHTEERGAEKEKKLLVELLTKQWEEERARVPKANPYPYTTDYPVIPPKPEPKQCTKPEPFQLESLVRHEEEMQKEMEERLRMEKEEAKMRTFKAQPILNEDPIPVPEKVRKPLTQVQQFNLHVEHRAVDRAQFDERIKEKEMMYKRYREESEAARMIEEEKALKQLRRTMVPHARPIPKFDHPFCPQKSTKDTTKPKSPNLRVLHRKERRKVFNGTVVSSPASNMR, encoded by the exons ATGGCAGCGGCGGCGTCGGAGAAAACTGGAAGTAGTAACATCGGTGGTGGCAGCGGCTCCACGATGACCATGATCGATGAGATCTACGAGTTCTCGGCGCCGAGGTTCTTTGATTTCATCAATGGGGAAACCGAGGAGGACGAGCGCAGGGCTCAGCTATGGTTCGATACTGCACTCTCCTACGCACCTTCAC CATTCATGCCAAAAATCAAG ACATCCGAAAATGTTGACGAGACTTTTAAGGAAACAATTAAACAGCCACAGAGCATGACTACTGAAATAAAGGAAGATGATGCACCTTGCAGTGAAGTCAAAGAAGAAAACAACACAACTACTTCTCATGTG GTTCCTGCTGATATGGAAAGAAGTGAAGATGTTTGCAAAGGAGAGAGCTCATGCTTAGGGATTTCATCATCTGGAGATGGGTCTGCTGAAGTAGGAAAAGATGCTTGCACTCCCAAACCAACATTGCAGAAAAGATTGACAACCACCACCTCCAAGAAGCAAGAGACGGCTAAAATGATAGGCACCAGTAAAAAACCACAGTTACAGTCATCATCCATGAAAACCAGCACCGCTGGGACTCCCCATTTGGCCCAAGAGAATCAAGCTATTAAAAGGCAAAAATTGGAAGGAGGAAAGAGTAGACAG ATTCTGAATGTCAAACATCAGAATTTGCCTCATAAGTCTAAATTGGGTTTATTAACCACTAGCAATGCCAACATCTCTTCAAGTACTAGCAAGACTAACAAAGAAGACAGAAAG GTTTATGTTCGTGAAACACCAAAAACAGCACCTGTACCATTTATATCAACAGCAGAAATACTCAAAAGATTTCAGTCCAGTACCAGAGACCTGTCATTGCCCAGTGCTCTTTCTAAT TCGGGGAAATGTTGCTTCCATGACCAGACGAAACCAAAACTAACATTGACCCGACCAAAAGAACCTGAATTTGAGACAACTCAAAGGGTTCGCCCAACTAGGGTGAAGAGTAGTGCTGAACTTGAGGAAGAATTGATGGCTAAAATGCCAAAGTTTAAGGCTCGTCCACTGAATAAGAAG ATTTTGCAGACTTCAAGTTTGCCTCCAATACCAAGAAGTACGCCCCATCCTCCAGAGTTTAAG GAGTTTCATTTGGAAACAATGGCCAGGGCCCATCAGAATGTAGATTCAGCATCAGTAGCTTCAACAGAGCTATCTCATAAG GATAATTCATGGAAGCCTCATCATCTTACAGAACCTAAAACACCTGTACTTCAAACATCACTGAGGGCCCGCCCACCCAAGGTGAAGAGCTCCATGGAATTAGAGCAAGAGGAGCTTGAGAAAGCCCCCAAATTCAAGGCAAGGCCGCTAAATAAGAAG ATTTTTGAAAGTAAAGGGGACATTGGCATATTCTGCAATGCAAAGAAGAACGTTACCGAGCCTCAAGAATTTAACTTCGCAACAAATGAGAGGATCCCACCACCTGCTGCTGTGGCAGATTTGTTTGACAAG CTGTCTTTGAAGTCATCTGAATCTGCACGGAGCCATAATCCTCTTCCAAGAAACACAACTCCAAATCCATTTCATCTGCATACCGAG GAAAGAGGCgctgaaaaagaaaagaaactgtTGGTAGAACTTCTAACAAAACAGTGGGAGGAGGAAAGAGCGAGGGTTCCCAAGGCTAATCCATATCCTTATACCACTGACTACCCAGTG ATTCCGCCAAAACCAGAACCCAAGCAATGCACAAAACCAGAACCATTCCAACTGGAGAGCCTAGTGAGACATGAGGAAGAAATGCAaaaggaaatggaagaaagaCTAAGAATGGAGAAAGAAGAGGCCAAGATGAGAACATTCAAGGCACAGCCAATCTTAAATGA GGACCCAATCCCAGTTCCAGAAAAGGTTCGAAAACCCCTTACACAAGTTCAACAGTTTAATTTACATGTAGAACATCGTGCTGTGGATCGAGCACAATTTGATGAAAGG ATTAAGGAGAAAGAAATGATGTACAAACGATACAGAGAAGAAAGTGAAGCAGCAAGAATG ATAGAGGAAGAGAAGGCTCTGAAACAGTTGAGAAGGACAATGGTTCCTCATGCTAGACCTATTCCTAAATTTGATCATCCATTTTGTCCCCAAAA GTCTACCAAAGACACAACAAAACCTAAGTCACCAAATTTGCGGGTACTCCATAGAAAGGAGAGGAGGAAGGTATTCAATGGAACTGTAGTTTCAAGTCCTGCCTCCAACATGAGATGA
- the LOC130969996 gene encoding protein TPX2 isoform X1, translating into MAAAASEKTGSSNIGGGSGSTMTMIDEIYEFSAPRFFDFINGETEEDERRAQLWFDTALSYAPSPFMPKIKVGRSITVDTLCDFSEADKIDTTSENVDETFKETIKQPQSMTTEIKEDDAPCSEVKEENNTTTSHVVPADMERSEDVCKGESSCLGISSSGDGSAEVGKDACTPKPTLQKRLTTTTSKKQETAKMIGTSKKPQLQSSSMKTSTAGTPHLAQENQAIKRQKLEGGKSRQILNVKHQNLPHKSKLGLLTTSNANISSSTSKTNKEDRKVYVRETPKTAPVPFISTAEILKRFQSSTRDLSLPSALSNSGKCCFHDQTKPKLTLTRPKEPEFETTQRVRPTRVKSSAELEEELMAKMPKFKARPLNKKILQTSSLPPIPRSTPHPPEFKEFHLETMARAHQNVDSASVASTELSHKDNSWKPHHLTEPKTPVLQTSLRARPPKVKSSMELEQEELEKAPKFKARPLNKKIFESKGDIGIFCNAKKNVTEPQEFNFATNERIPPPAAVADLFDKLSLKSSESARSHNPLPRNTTPNPFHLHTEERGAEKEKKLLVELLTKQWEEERARVPKANPYPYTTDYPVIPPKPEPKQCTKPEPFQLESLVRHEEEMQKEMEERLRMEKEEAKMRTFKAQPILNEDPIPVPEKVRKPLTQVQQFNLHVEHRAVDRAQFDERIKEKEMMYKRYREESEAARMIEEEKALKQLRRTMVPHARPIPKFDHPFCPQKSTKDTTKPKSPNLRVLHRKERRKVFNGTVVSSPASNMR; encoded by the exons ATGGCAGCGGCGGCGTCGGAGAAAACTGGAAGTAGTAACATCGGTGGTGGCAGCGGCTCCACGATGACCATGATCGATGAGATCTACGAGTTCTCGGCGCCGAGGTTCTTTGATTTCATCAATGGGGAAACCGAGGAGGACGAGCGCAGGGCTCAGCTATGGTTCGATACTGCACTCTCCTACGCACCTTCAC CATTCATGCCAAAAATCAAGGTTGGTAGATCTATCACTGTAGATACCTTGTGTGATTTTAGTGAAGCTGACAAAATAGACACG ACATCCGAAAATGTTGACGAGACTTTTAAGGAAACAATTAAACAGCCACAGAGCATGACTACTGAAATAAAGGAAGATGATGCACCTTGCAGTGAAGTCAAAGAAGAAAACAACACAACTACTTCTCATGTG GTTCCTGCTGATATGGAAAGAAGTGAAGATGTTTGCAAAGGAGAGAGCTCATGCTTAGGGATTTCATCATCTGGAGATGGGTCTGCTGAAGTAGGAAAAGATGCTTGCACTCCCAAACCAACATTGCAGAAAAGATTGACAACCACCACCTCCAAGAAGCAAGAGACGGCTAAAATGATAGGCACCAGTAAAAAACCACAGTTACAGTCATCATCCATGAAAACCAGCACCGCTGGGACTCCCCATTTGGCCCAAGAGAATCAAGCTATTAAAAGGCAAAAATTGGAAGGAGGAAAGAGTAGACAG ATTCTGAATGTCAAACATCAGAATTTGCCTCATAAGTCTAAATTGGGTTTATTAACCACTAGCAATGCCAACATCTCTTCAAGTACTAGCAAGACTAACAAAGAAGACAGAAAG GTTTATGTTCGTGAAACACCAAAAACAGCACCTGTACCATTTATATCAACAGCAGAAATACTCAAAAGATTTCAGTCCAGTACCAGAGACCTGTCATTGCCCAGTGCTCTTTCTAAT TCGGGGAAATGTTGCTTCCATGACCAGACGAAACCAAAACTAACATTGACCCGACCAAAAGAACCTGAATTTGAGACAACTCAAAGGGTTCGCCCAACTAGGGTGAAGAGTAGTGCTGAACTTGAGGAAGAATTGATGGCTAAAATGCCAAAGTTTAAGGCTCGTCCACTGAATAAGAAG ATTTTGCAGACTTCAAGTTTGCCTCCAATACCAAGAAGTACGCCCCATCCTCCAGAGTTTAAG GAGTTTCATTTGGAAACAATGGCCAGGGCCCATCAGAATGTAGATTCAGCATCAGTAGCTTCAACAGAGCTATCTCATAAG GATAATTCATGGAAGCCTCATCATCTTACAGAACCTAAAACACCTGTACTTCAAACATCACTGAGGGCCCGCCCACCCAAGGTGAAGAGCTCCATGGAATTAGAGCAAGAGGAGCTTGAGAAAGCCCCCAAATTCAAGGCAAGGCCGCTAAATAAGAAG ATTTTTGAAAGTAAAGGGGACATTGGCATATTCTGCAATGCAAAGAAGAACGTTACCGAGCCTCAAGAATTTAACTTCGCAACAAATGAGAGGATCCCACCACCTGCTGCTGTGGCAGATTTGTTTGACAAG CTGTCTTTGAAGTCATCTGAATCTGCACGGAGCCATAATCCTCTTCCAAGAAACACAACTCCAAATCCATTTCATCTGCATACCGAG GAAAGAGGCgctgaaaaagaaaagaaactgtTGGTAGAACTTCTAACAAAACAGTGGGAGGAGGAAAGAGCGAGGGTTCCCAAGGCTAATCCATATCCTTATACCACTGACTACCCAGTG ATTCCGCCAAAACCAGAACCCAAGCAATGCACAAAACCAGAACCATTCCAACTGGAGAGCCTAGTGAGACATGAGGAAGAAATGCAaaaggaaatggaagaaagaCTAAGAATGGAGAAAGAAGAGGCCAAGATGAGAACATTCAAGGCACAGCCAATCTTAAATGA GGACCCAATCCCAGTTCCAGAAAAGGTTCGAAAACCCCTTACACAAGTTCAACAGTTTAATTTACATGTAGAACATCGTGCTGTGGATCGAGCACAATTTGATGAAAGG ATTAAGGAGAAAGAAATGATGTACAAACGATACAGAGAAGAAAGTGAAGCAGCAAGAATG ATAGAGGAAGAGAAGGCTCTGAAACAGTTGAGAAGGACAATGGTTCCTCATGCTAGACCTATTCCTAAATTTGATCATCCATTTTGTCCCCAAAA GTCTACCAAAGACACAACAAAACCTAAGTCACCAAATTTGCGGGTACTCCATAGAAAGGAGAGGAGGAAGGTATTCAATGGAACTGTAGTTTCAAGTCCTGCCTCCAACATGAGATGA
- the LOC130969996 gene encoding protein TPX2 isoform X2, translating into MAAAASEKTGSSNIGGGSGSTMTMIDEIYEFSAPRFFDFINGETEEDERRAQLWFDTALSYAPSPFMPKIKVGRSITVDTLCDFSEADKIDTTSENVDETFKETIKQPQSMTTEIKEDDAPCSEVKEENNTTTSHVVPADMERSEDVCKGESSCLGISSSGDGSAEVGKDACTPKPTLQKRLTTTTSKKQETAKMIGTSKKPQLQSSSMKTSTAGTPHLAQENQAIKRQKLEGGKSRQILNVKHQNLPHKSKLGLLTTSNANISSSTSKTNKEDRKVYVRETPKTAPVPFISTAEILKRFQSSTRDLSLPSALSNTKPKLTLTRPKEPEFETTQRVRPTRVKSSAELEEELMAKMPKFKARPLNKKILQTSSLPPIPRSTPHPPEFKEFHLETMARAHQNVDSASVASTELSHKDNSWKPHHLTEPKTPVLQTSLRARPPKVKSSMELEQEELEKAPKFKARPLNKKIFESKGDIGIFCNAKKNVTEPQEFNFATNERIPPPAAVADLFDKLSLKSSESARSHNPLPRNTTPNPFHLHTEERGAEKEKKLLVELLTKQWEEERARVPKANPYPYTTDYPVIPPKPEPKQCTKPEPFQLESLVRHEEEMQKEMEERLRMEKEEAKMRTFKAQPILNEDPIPVPEKVRKPLTQVQQFNLHVEHRAVDRAQFDERIKEKEMMYKRYREESEAARMIEEEKALKQLRRTMVPHARPIPKFDHPFCPQKSTKDTTKPKSPNLRVLHRKERRKVFNGTVVSSPASNMR; encoded by the exons ATGGCAGCGGCGGCGTCGGAGAAAACTGGAAGTAGTAACATCGGTGGTGGCAGCGGCTCCACGATGACCATGATCGATGAGATCTACGAGTTCTCGGCGCCGAGGTTCTTTGATTTCATCAATGGGGAAACCGAGGAGGACGAGCGCAGGGCTCAGCTATGGTTCGATACTGCACTCTCCTACGCACCTTCAC CATTCATGCCAAAAATCAAGGTTGGTAGATCTATCACTGTAGATACCTTGTGTGATTTTAGTGAAGCTGACAAAATAGACACG ACATCCGAAAATGTTGACGAGACTTTTAAGGAAACAATTAAACAGCCACAGAGCATGACTACTGAAATAAAGGAAGATGATGCACCTTGCAGTGAAGTCAAAGAAGAAAACAACACAACTACTTCTCATGTG GTTCCTGCTGATATGGAAAGAAGTGAAGATGTTTGCAAAGGAGAGAGCTCATGCTTAGGGATTTCATCATCTGGAGATGGGTCTGCTGAAGTAGGAAAAGATGCTTGCACTCCCAAACCAACATTGCAGAAAAGATTGACAACCACCACCTCCAAGAAGCAAGAGACGGCTAAAATGATAGGCACCAGTAAAAAACCACAGTTACAGTCATCATCCATGAAAACCAGCACCGCTGGGACTCCCCATTTGGCCCAAGAGAATCAAGCTATTAAAAGGCAAAAATTGGAAGGAGGAAAGAGTAGACAG ATTCTGAATGTCAAACATCAGAATTTGCCTCATAAGTCTAAATTGGGTTTATTAACCACTAGCAATGCCAACATCTCTTCAAGTACTAGCAAGACTAACAAAGAAGACAGAAAG GTTTATGTTCGTGAAACACCAAAAACAGCACCTGTACCATTTATATCAACAGCAGAAATACTCAAAAGATTTCAGTCCAGTACCAGAGACCTGTCATTGCCCAGTGCTCTTTCTAAT ACGAAACCAAAACTAACATTGACCCGACCAAAAGAACCTGAATTTGAGACAACTCAAAGGGTTCGCCCAACTAGGGTGAAGAGTAGTGCTGAACTTGAGGAAGAATTGATGGCTAAAATGCCAAAGTTTAAGGCTCGTCCACTGAATAAGAAG ATTTTGCAGACTTCAAGTTTGCCTCCAATACCAAGAAGTACGCCCCATCCTCCAGAGTTTAAG GAGTTTCATTTGGAAACAATGGCCAGGGCCCATCAGAATGTAGATTCAGCATCAGTAGCTTCAACAGAGCTATCTCATAAG GATAATTCATGGAAGCCTCATCATCTTACAGAACCTAAAACACCTGTACTTCAAACATCACTGAGGGCCCGCCCACCCAAGGTGAAGAGCTCCATGGAATTAGAGCAAGAGGAGCTTGAGAAAGCCCCCAAATTCAAGGCAAGGCCGCTAAATAAGAAG ATTTTTGAAAGTAAAGGGGACATTGGCATATTCTGCAATGCAAAGAAGAACGTTACCGAGCCTCAAGAATTTAACTTCGCAACAAATGAGAGGATCCCACCACCTGCTGCTGTGGCAGATTTGTTTGACAAG CTGTCTTTGAAGTCATCTGAATCTGCACGGAGCCATAATCCTCTTCCAAGAAACACAACTCCAAATCCATTTCATCTGCATACCGAG GAAAGAGGCgctgaaaaagaaaagaaactgtTGGTAGAACTTCTAACAAAACAGTGGGAGGAGGAAAGAGCGAGGGTTCCCAAGGCTAATCCATATCCTTATACCACTGACTACCCAGTG ATTCCGCCAAAACCAGAACCCAAGCAATGCACAAAACCAGAACCATTCCAACTGGAGAGCCTAGTGAGACATGAGGAAGAAATGCAaaaggaaatggaagaaagaCTAAGAATGGAGAAAGAAGAGGCCAAGATGAGAACATTCAAGGCACAGCCAATCTTAAATGA GGACCCAATCCCAGTTCCAGAAAAGGTTCGAAAACCCCTTACACAAGTTCAACAGTTTAATTTACATGTAGAACATCGTGCTGTGGATCGAGCACAATTTGATGAAAGG ATTAAGGAGAAAGAAATGATGTACAAACGATACAGAGAAGAAAGTGAAGCAGCAAGAATG ATAGAGGAAGAGAAGGCTCTGAAACAGTTGAGAAGGACAATGGTTCCTCATGCTAGACCTATTCCTAAATTTGATCATCCATTTTGTCCCCAAAA GTCTACCAAAGACACAACAAAACCTAAGTCACCAAATTTGCGGGTACTCCATAGAAAGGAGAGGAGGAAGGTATTCAATGGAACTGTAGTTTCAAGTCCTGCCTCCAACATGAGATGA